CTCCATACCCGTGTCGCGCTGGCCATCGGCCTGGCGGCGGCGACGCTCGCCATGCCGGTCCATGCCGCGCCGCGCGCGGTCGAAGTCGATCGCATCGTCGCGGTCGTCAATAGCGAAGTGATCACCTCCCTGCAGCTGCGCGCCCGCATCGAACAGGCCAAGCGCCAGCTCGCGCGCCAGGGCGTCGAACTGCCGCCGGACAACGTGCTCGAGCGCCAGCTCCTCGAGCGCCTGATCGTGGAGCGCGCGCAGGTGCAGCTCGCGCAGGAAACCTCGCTGCGGGTCGACGATGCCACGCTCGAGCGCGCCATCGAGCGCATCGCGGCCAACAACAAGCTGTCGGTCGAGCAGCTGCGCGAGGCGCTGGAGAAGGACGGCGTCGCCTGGGGCCGTTTCCGCGACGAGATCCGCACCGAGATCCTGCTCACCCGGCTGCGCGAGCGCGAAGTCGACAGCCGCGTCGTCGTCACCGATGCGGAGATCGACAACTTCATCGCCAACAACCCGGATGCATTCTCAGGCCAGGAGTTCGCGGTCGCGCACATCCTGCTGCGCACGCCCGAGGGCGCTTCGCCGCAACAGATCGAGGCGGTGGCGCGGCGCGCCGAGCAGGTTATGTCGCGGCTGCGCTCGGGCGAGGATTTCGCCCGCGTCGCCGCCGAGGTGTCCGACGCCCCCGACGGCCTCCAGGGCGGCAGCCTGGGCTGGCGTCCGCTCGACCGCCTGCCGGCGCTGTTCGCCGACGCGGTGCGCCGCATGCAGCCGGGCGAGACCTCGCCAGTGCTGCGCAGCGCGGCCGGCCTGCACATCGTGCGCCTGGTCGAGCGCCGCGGCGGCGGCGCCGAGGCGGTGCAGCGGCTCGAACAGACGCGTGCCCGCCACATCCTGATCAAGACCTCCGAGGTGCTGTCCGACGCCGATGCCGAGGCGCGCCTGCTGGCGATCCGCGAGCGCGTGGTCAACGGCGCCGACTTCGGCGAGCTCGCCAAGGCCAGCTCCGCCGACCTGTCCGCCGCCAAGGGCGGCGACCTCGGCTGGCTGAATCCGGGCGATACCGTGCCCGAGTTCGAGCGCGCGATGAATGCGCTGCAGGCCGGCGAGGTGAGCCCGCCGGTGCGCTCGCCCTTCGGCTGGCACCTGGTCCAGGTGATGGAGCGCCGCGTGCAGGACGTCACCGACGAGCGCAAGCGCGCCGCGGCGCGCCAGGCCCTGCGCGAGCGCAAGGCCGAGCAGGCCTACGAGGACTGGGTGCGGCAGCTGCGCGACAGCACCTACGTCGATTACCGCCTCGAGCGCGAGTGAGCGTGAGCGCTGGCGGCACCCGGCCGGTCGTCGCCATCACCAGTGGTGAACCGGCCGGCGTCGGCCCGGAGTTGTGCCTGCGCATCGTCGAGCGCGACTGGCCGGCGCGGCTGGTGGTGCTCGGCGACATCGAGCTGATGCGCGCGCGCGCGGCGCAGGTGGGCAGCACGGTGGAGATCCGCGCCTGGCAGCCCGATGCGGACGTGCCGGCGGGTGTGATCGAGGTCTGTCACCAGCCGCTGTCCAGGCCTTCGTCGCCCGGCCGGCTCGATCCCGCCAACGGCGCCTGCGTGCTGCGCCTGCTCGATCGCGCGATCGCCGGCTGCGTCAGCGGCGAGTTCGCCGCCATGGTCACCGCGCCGGTGCACAAGGGCGTGATCTGCGAGGGGCTCGGCGCCCGCGACAGCATGCCCTTCACCGGCCACACGGAATACCTCGCCGAACACACCGGCGCGCCGCGGGTGGTGATGATGCTGGTGGGCGGCGGCATGCGCGTGGCGCTGGCGACGACCCACCTGCCGCTGGCCGCGGTGCCGGCCGCGATCACGCCGCAGGTGCTGGAAGAGACGCTGCGTATCCTCGACGCCGACCTGAGGCGCCACTTCGGCCTGGCCGCGCCGCGCGTCCTGGTCGCCGGCCTCAACCCGCATGCGGGCGAGGGTGGCCACATGGGGCGCGAGGAGATCGACGTCATCATCCCGGTGCTCGACAGGCTGCGTGCCGAGGGCATGCACCTCGTCGGCCCGCTGCCGGCCGACACCCTGTTCGTGCCGCACACGCTGGCGCAGGGCGATGCGGTGCTGGCGATGTACCACGACCAGGGCCTGCCGGTGCTCAAGCACGCGAGCTTCGGCGGCGGCGTCAATGTCACCCTCGGCCTGCCGATCATCCGCACCTCGGTCGACCACGGCACCGCGCTCGACCTCGCCGGCACCGGGCGCGCCGACCCGGGCAGCCTGTTCGCCGCGATCGAGCTGGCGATCGACATGGCCGCAGCCCGGGCCGCCGCCTGAAGCGGACGGCCCGCAAAGGAATTTCATGCACGACCTCGAGACCGACGGCCATCGCGCGCGCAAGCGCTTTGGCCAGAACTTCCTGTCCGACCCCAACATCATCCGCAAGATCATCGACGGCATCCGCCCGCAGCCGGGCGAGCTGATGGTCGAGATCGGCCCCGGCCTGGGCGCGATGACCGCGCCGCTGATCGAGCGCCTCGGCCACCTGCACGTGGTCGAGATCGACCGCGACCTGATCGAGCGCCTGCACGAACGCTACACGCCGGCGCAGATCACGGTGCACGAGGGCGACGCGCTGAAGTTCGACTTCGGCAGCCTGTGCGGCACCGAGGACGCGGGTGGAGAGCGCACGCTGCGCATCGTCGGCAACCTGCCCTACAACATCTCCACGCCCATCCTGTTCCACCTCGCCGCCTTCGCCGACAAGGTCAAGGACATGACCTTCATGCTGCAGAAGGAGGTGGTGATGCGCATGGTGGCGGAGCCCGGCACCGAGGAATACGGCCGCCTGTCGGTGATGCTGCAGTACCGCTTCCGCATGGGGCGGCTGTTCGATGTGCCGCCGGGCGCGTTCCGGCCGGCGCCCAAGGTGATGTCGAGCATCGTGCGCATGGCGCCGCTGCCGAAGGACCAGCTCGGGGCGAAGGACGAGGCGCTGCTCGGCCGCATCGTCACCGCCGCCTTCGGCCAGCGTCGAAAGACGCTGAAGAACACCCTGCGCGACTTCATGGGCGATGCCGATTTCGAGGTGGTCGGCATCGATCCTGGCCTGCGCGGCGAGAAACTGTCGGTCGAACAGTACGTCGCGATCGCCAATCACTGCAGCGCACGCGGCGGCGACGCACAGTAAGCGCAGTGCCCGAAAACGAGGAAGCCGGCGCAAGGCCGGCTTCCGTTCGTCGTGCGGCGCCTGCCGCTTACTTCTTGCTCAGGGGGCAGGTGTTCATGCCGAGCAGGGTGTAGGCGGGGCACCAGCCGAGCAGGCCGGTGGCGAGCGGCACGACGCCGATCCACGCCCACACCGGGCCGCCCATCAGGGCCCAGGCGATCAGCGCGATGCCGGCCACAATGCGAAGAATCTTGTCGATGCCGCCAACGTTCGTTTTCATGATGCGCTCCTGGTAGGGAAGGGACAGTGGCGCCATTGGAGCATGACGGTCGATGCCCCGTCTGTAACCGAGGTTACATAGCCCCTGCCGCATCGCCCCCGGGGTTCAGGCCCGGCCCGAGCCTTCGGCCGACAGCCGGCGCAGGCCGGCCGGATCCAGGATCTCCACCTGCTCGCGCGCCAGCCGCACCAGGCCCTGGTCGGCGAAGCTCTTCAGCAGGCGGCTGACGATCTCGCGCACGCTGCCGAGTTCGTCGGCGAGCTGCTGGTGGGTGACGTGCAGCACTCGCCCCTTGCCCAGCAGCAGCGCTGCCAGGCGCTGGTCGAGCTTGCGGAAGGCGACCTCCTCGATCAGCTGCATCAGGTCGGCGATGCGCTCGGAGAAGAGGTGGAAGACGAAGTCGCGGAAGGGGCGCTCGGCCATCATCTCGTCGAACACCGCTTTCGGCAGCAGCATCAGCAGGGTGTCGGACTCGGTGACGCCGCGCGCGTTGTAGTCCTCGTGGCCGAGCAGGCAGGACGAGGAGATGATGCAGGTCTCGCCCGGACCGACCCGGTACAGCGGCAACTCGCGCCCGCTCGGCGCGCACTTGCTCACCCGCACCGAGCCCTCGACCACGAAGGGGAAGCCCTCGCAGGCCTGGCGGTCGTCGAACAACATCGCGCCCGCGGGAACGCGCATCCATTGCGCGCTGCGCAGCAGGCGGTCGCGTGCCGGGACGGCCAGCGCGGAAAGTACCGGGTAGCAGGCAGAAAGGCGTGCTGCGTCTGCAGCCGGTGCGGCGGTGTCGTTCGAGCTCATAGGGCGGTCTTCATGCACGTCAGGGCGGGGCGGGGGCTCGTCATGCGCCGAGCGCCAGTTCCAGCACTACCGGCGCGTGATCCGACG
This genomic stretch from Thauera sp. GDN1 harbors:
- a CDS encoding peptidylprolyl isomerase, with amino-acid sequence MTRLFLHTRVALAIGLAAATLAMPVHAAPRAVEVDRIVAVVNSEVITSLQLRARIEQAKRQLARQGVELPPDNVLERQLLERLIVERAQVQLAQETSLRVDDATLERAIERIAANNKLSVEQLREALEKDGVAWGRFRDEIRTEILLTRLREREVDSRVVVTDAEIDNFIANNPDAFSGQEFAVAHILLRTPEGASPQQIEAVARRAEQVMSRLRSGEDFARVAAEVSDAPDGLQGGSLGWRPLDRLPALFADAVRRMQPGETSPVLRSAAGLHIVRLVERRGGGAEAVQRLEQTRARHILIKTSEVLSDADAEARLLAIRERVVNGADFGELAKASSADLSAAKGGDLGWLNPGDTVPEFERAMNALQAGEVSPPVRSPFGWHLVQVMERRVQDVTDERKRAAARQALRERKAEQAYEDWVRQLRDSTYVDYRLERE
- the pdxA gene encoding 4-hydroxythreonine-4-phosphate dehydrogenase PdxA, which codes for MSVSAGGTRPVVAITSGEPAGVGPELCLRIVERDWPARLVVLGDIELMRARAAQVGSTVEIRAWQPDADVPAGVIEVCHQPLSRPSSPGRLDPANGACVLRLLDRAIAGCVSGEFAAMVTAPVHKGVICEGLGARDSMPFTGHTEYLAEHTGAPRVVMMLVGGGMRVALATTHLPLAAVPAAITPQVLEETLRILDADLRRHFGLAAPRVLVAGLNPHAGEGGHMGREEIDVIIPVLDRLRAEGMHLVGPLPADTLFVPHTLAQGDAVLAMYHDQGLPVLKHASFGGGVNVTLGLPIIRTSVDHGTALDLAGTGRADPGSLFAAIELAIDMAAARAAA
- the rsmA gene encoding 16S rRNA (adenine(1518)-N(6)/adenine(1519)-N(6))-dimethyltransferase RsmA; protein product: MHDLETDGHRARKRFGQNFLSDPNIIRKIIDGIRPQPGELMVEIGPGLGAMTAPLIERLGHLHVVEIDRDLIERLHERYTPAQITVHEGDALKFDFGSLCGTEDAGGERTLRIVGNLPYNISTPILFHLAAFADKVKDMTFMLQKEVVMRMVAEPGTEEYGRLSVMLQYRFRMGRLFDVPPGAFRPAPKVMSSIVRMAPLPKDQLGAKDEALLGRIVTAAFGQRRKTLKNTLRDFMGDADFEVVGIDPGLRGEKLSVEQYVAIANHCSARGGDAQ
- a CDS encoding DUF2892 domain-containing protein, which translates into the protein MKTNVGGIDKILRIVAGIALIAWALMGGPVWAWIGVVPLATGLLGWCPAYTLLGMNTCPLSKK
- a CDS encoding Crp/Fnr family transcriptional regulator yields the protein MSSNDTAAPAADAARLSACYPVLSALAVPARDRLLRSAQWMRVPAGAMLFDDRQACEGFPFVVEGSVRVSKCAPSGRELPLYRVGPGETCIISSSCLLGHEDYNARGVTESDTLLMLLPKAVFDEMMAERPFRDFVFHLFSERIADLMQLIEEVAFRKLDQRLAALLLGKGRVLHVTHQQLADELGSVREIVSRLLKSFADQGLVRLAREQVEILDPAGLRRLSAEGSGRA